GCACCCCTGAGCACCTATCGCCAGAAAGATTTGCCAGACCCGAACAGATCGACCGATGTGACGAATGCGTCATGAGTTGGGTGTATACGTATAACGAGGGTGGACCGGACGCATTGTCCTATCGTCGAACCGGCGGCGCCTCCCCCCTTTTTGCGCCGGCCGAGACCGAGAAGATCATCGCGGTCATCGGAACG
This portion of the Fimbriiglobus ruber genome encodes:
- a CDS encoding helix-turn-helix domain-containing protein codes for the protein MSWVYTYNEGGPDALSYRRTGGASPLFAPAETEKIIAVIGTEPTTHDLPGHGWTLKKLG